The genomic segment AGCGGGTTGAAAGAGCTTAAGATTTGCATCTCGTACAAGAACAAAGAGACATCAGCCATTGTGGCACCAGGAGAGTTTCCTTGCAGTGCTGAGGAGTTCAGCTTGTTGGAGCCCGTGTATGAATCAATGGCGGGATGGAACGGTAGTCTGGAAAAGTGCAAGACGTTGGAGGATTTGCCGGAGGCGGCCAAAGCATATGTGAGGAGGATTGAGCAGCTTCTGTCTGTACAGTGCCGGTGGATAGGTGTGGGACCAGGTCGCGACGACACAATCGAGGTGCCAGCTGCGTAATAACTTCGGTGAGAGGCTACGACTCAGTGCCTCATTTTACGGATCGTGATGTGGGAGAAGACTTTCCTACCGATCCTCTGCAATAATGTGGTAAAAAGTGGCAATGCACACCGATTGGTCATAAGTTAGGTTCCAGAGGTGCCGCTGGCATATTTGTGGCTCTTCCTCTTTACGGCAGTGTCTGTTGTTTGCGTCTACCTTCATGGGCATTGCATTTGTCATTTTTTGGAGATGGATTTCCAGATGGGAATTACGGACCTCTTCCAGTTTCAGTCTCACAGGCATCAGCAACCATCGCTACGCCACTTCTATCGGTGGGCTCACATTCCTGTGTGAGAACCAAACCCAACAGTTAGCTGTGGTGCACGCCGAAGTACTCTTCTGAAATTCTTTGGACATCGGCTACTCCTACACAGAACTGTACGGATGTTTTTGTAGAGACAGGCCAGCCTTGTCGCAGAAAGGTGCGTGTAGATGCTATGTGTTCTCAAGATTCACGCCATGAAATGCACCCTCCTTCACAACTGTTGCACCTGGTTCAAAAAACAAATGGCAGTACGCTGTCTTCAATCTTCTCAATTTTGATAGATTGAAGCGTAGTCCGAGTGTTTGACGTGAGGGTGATAGTCGCAGAAGTGGTGAGAGAGACCTGACCAGTTGCCTAAAAAATCGTCGGCTGTGTCGTATCTTTTATTGTTCTTGCGAGTGATTGCACTCACCGAGCTATATTGGCCTGCATGAAGTACCTCGTTCACAATGAACGGAACACCATTGATAAAAAGGCTATTCGCGTGGGCATCTCCGCAAGGAGACCCAACTCCCACCAGCATACGATAACTACCGTAACTGAAGCGAGCTGCGTGGGCGGTAACCTGCAAGGCAGTCATGTTCTTTCTTACGAGGGCATGTCGATGGACCACGAATTGGGATAGTTACAGTCAACTAAGCTGCTACACTTGTCTGCCTCCGAGCAATTCGGTTCTGGGAACGACACACCGCCGGTCATGGAAGACTCTTGACGGCAGAGCTTCGGATTAACAGGTACGGTCTCATGATCCCATCCGTAGAAAAAGCTCCCGTGAGCAGCTTTGGCGGATCCGTCGTCTGATGACGGGTTATATCAAACAACCCGGTGACCCTCATGCCGGACGACGAACGGTTTACCTAAGACATATCCAGCAGGAACAAAGCCGCTAGCCCCACCTCCAAACGCGATGGAAATAGATTGCTCTTGCCGCCTAGCAACGGACGCTGACTGTATATCGATCGCGCGTGGAAAGTAGAGTTATTTCCTATAAACCAAGTGTTTCATACCTGAATACAGGGAGAGCCaatgaaagaaaaagaccCTCCAGTTGCGACAAGGGCGAGAGGGTCCCGCATAGCTGAGTCGTGGTCGCAAATGAGTTACTGACGACGCCGTGTCTTTGGCGTACTAACCTGTTATCGTAGCCTTTACTGCCGTCGTCGTATGAGGACTGAGCTGGTACGTGTGATCCCCAGCCTGCACCGGAATCCTTTGTACATCACGAGAGCCTGACGTCATTAGGTCAGATTCTGCAAATTCGTCAAGAAGACCCGTGGACCTACCTGGGAACTCAATTGAAATTTCAGTTGGCCACGAAGTCGGGTCATCCAGTGGCTTGAACTGTTCCGAACAGCCGTGGGCACCATGGACAGATTCGCCGTCTGTCGTTGTCTTACTTGAAATGCAGCAAGTTGTACAGGCTCCGTGAAATAAACCATGATGTACTGGCCGACTCCATGACCCGATGAAGTTCTCCAGGCACCAAATGGCAAGTCCAGGTTTTTCCCCGAGAAGCCGGCGTTGCAATTGTAAGCGGCTGAAGACGGATACTGTCACCACGTTTTCACGCACGCTAGATTTGTTGAGCCTACCCGAAGCGTACGAGGATGACGTGCATGAGCTAAACAGCTCAGAACCTGTCAGCGAAGCCACCTGGGACTCTCCCTCACACACTTGCTCAGCTCTCCTTGCCGGAGCAACGAAGACCATAAATGATGTGCCTGTGTGACCCAACCGGTGAGCAATAAAAAGAGTCAGGTTGAGTATGTTTCGTATGCTCATACcaacaggaagagaaaatcCCGTAACGCCGGCTAGAGTTCGTCCCCCGTGTATGTCAAAAGGAATTTGTTGACTCGCTTTCACCTGCAGCCAGGGATGCTCGCAAGTGGTTGGTATTAATCAGAAAAATTTATGTTTACCGCGTCTCTTTCAACGAGGTATATGGACAGACTGTCTCCGGTGTCCTCGAAACGCAACGGCTGAAAATGTTCTGCGGAGTGCTGAACAGGTCGGACTCCACCGTGCGGGACAgcgacatatatatatgcgtcaGCGGACACTTCAAGCTGCAGTGCGCTTTTGCTTGGATTTGTTCGTGTTCGGATCATTTGGGACCCTTCGTATTTTGAAGGAATGTCCGCGACCAGATACTCCGTGGAATCGGTGAATGCTAAAACTCCATTTTCTAACAGAGACCTGAAGCAGGGGTCAGTGTTTCTAGCTGCACTTCGGAGACAGATATCGTTCATACATGTCAAAGGTATCTCCAGAGAGGCCGCTGATGCGTAATGCGGGAAATGAGGTGCCTTTGAAGAGATACTCGGTCGGGATTATTTGGTCTGGAGTTGAGCTTGATCTCCACCCCAAGGAGACCTTTGCCTGAGTGTCAGTGGGATATGCTGTTTTGTTTCCACTATCTGTCTATGGAGCTTACTCGGTCAGCGTTGATGAATTTGAGTGCGCTAAGATGGAAATATTCCACTCGTAGTCTGTAACGCCGGCCTCCTTCCAGTTGCTGTGACGCCATCGAAGTGGGTTGGAACTGCTGCTACGATTCGACTGAAGCATTTCACCTGAGGAGCTGAGTACGTCTTTCGGAGTCCGGTATCTTCCGTTGGCTCAAGGATTCTGATCGGGTTGTCCGAAAACGCGGATCCCTCCGCAGGTATCGGCATCCGATCAACGATTATCGGTGATCCATCGAGGAATACCCTAGCCCCACAGTCTGCATGGATAGCGAACTCAAACCTTCCAGTTGTAGGTGCCATGACATAACCATCCCATCGGACTGAGAAATCTTGGTAGGGAACGCCTTTCGCCGGAGACGAAGATTCCCACATAGCGTTCAAAACTCTGTCGTCCGCGTAAGCAATTGGCGGGCCGCGGAAGCGTGCGTTGTTGTAAAAGCTTGCACGTAGACCGTCTGCCTGTGGCTGACAAACACAAGTTGCCTGAGGATTTATAACCAGGAAGGAAAATTTCTCAGCGAACCTTGTCTTCGTATCCCCTGACAACTGGAACAAGGTTAGAAGACGTGCTCCAAGATACAAACCATGAAACACGATACCTTCACAGTTCAGTGTATTGGCGGCGGCCTTTTCATAGTCTCCGGCAATATCCTGCTTCACGGACACGATCGTCTGCTGCAGTTGATGGATTTTCGATGCGCCCGCTTGGAGCTCCGACAGTGATTGTTGTGCGCCTGTGAGAACATCCTCAGCTTCCCGAGATCGCCCACTGACAACATTCGACTCTACGCAGATCTGCAATCTCGACGGATGATGCACTTGCGCGATAAGACAAACGACTTCTACTAACTACCTCCAGA from the Toxoplasma gondii ME49 chromosome IX, whole genome shotgun sequence genome contains:
- a CDS encoding PA14 domain-containing protein (encoded by transcript TGME49_279440) translates to MVKFYATAVAACFGLVGTSAQESGYDRQALQRLTEYRQVHRKTIDGRLCAAAFVQDNVTYTDCTDSKAPDGTVGRMWCYVEVQLLGKGIRDWDYCQDVVNYDDVRASARSLFHRKAAEMASAAHQMDTQVERLRDTVHRHLEVVSRKSNVVSGRSREAEDVLTGAQQSLSELQAGASKIHQLQQTIVSVKQDIAGDYEKAAANTLNCEVVRGYEDKPQADGLRASFYNNARFRGPPIAYADDRVLNAMWESSSPAKGVPYQDFSVRWDGYVMAPTTGRFEFAIHADCGARVFLDGSPIIVDRMPIPAEGSAFSDNPIRILEPTEDTGLRKTYSAPQQLEGGRRYRLRVEYFHLSALKFINADRAKVSLGWRSSSTPDQIIPTEYLFKGTSFPALRISGLSGDTFDMSLLENGVLAFTDSTEYLVADIPSKYEGSQMIRTRTNPSKSALQLEVSADAYIYVAVPHGGVRPVQHSAEHFQPLRFEDTGDSLSIYLVERDAVKASQQIPFDIHGGRTLAGVTGFSLPVGTSFMVFVAPARRAEQVCEGESQVASLTGSELFSSCTSSSYASAAYNCNAGFSGKNLDLPFGAWRTSSGHGVGQYIMVYFTEPVQLAAFQFKPLDDPTSWPTEISIEFPGSRDVQRIPVQAGDHTYQLSPHTTTAVKATITAMRDPLALVATGGSFSFIGSPCIQSASVARRQEQSISIAFGGGASGFVPAGYVLDDGSAKAAHGSFFYGWDHETVPVNPKLCRQESSMTGGVSFPEPNCSEADKCSSLVDCNYPNSWSIDMPSYGSYRMLVGVGSPCGDAHANSLFINGVPFIVNEVLHAGQYSSVSAITRKNNKRYDTADDFLGNWSGLSHHFCDYHPHVKHSDYASIYQN